A genome region from Littorina saxatilis isolate snail1 linkage group LG16, US_GU_Lsax_2.0, whole genome shotgun sequence includes the following:
- the LOC138949714 gene encoding uncharacterized protein: MLPRLSTSDDTHRFSTTSLRSASPTSILQSTFLAGGEDCPSSNHHFSSSLSSVDHENDPQSTSLNSREDCVLDTSEDLSSSNIDRDALHHAPSKGRFMSIDQLVDAVKTMSDHCVKQIPPGNKDNKFCLIDNSVNLEQWNARHRAAYVDDCGAYDSSVGTTVNRYFVLESNKAKSVYKKNGEYATESRKIVNKKTTQEWIPLNPQPNPEDVITGHFVYSKLRSDPSFKKRVTTFSGHSSTFCKPVAVVEYCGIHPGHNQPHGNRKHHGNPYCRTQHTVLSEAAKRAKNQPPRHVYMDMNKENSFDAPSNAKQINKKHNEKAANRENRPNGQNVADEVLETIAMLNTQNSVQQIIHCKGKIPSLIVYNKQQMEDLKANCVGENGSVIGFDRTFNVGPCFITPTTYKNKAVWHSESNEHPLMLGPTFLHWDGEFETYHTFISHLKRELQSEDIVVGSDAEKALTKALQLEFPSATHLLCTIHMKDITRYLSEKVGCSMRDRTEIISFIFGEAGIAWADDSATSEFREDRLDDYFIKYPTFQRYYQKHIADKLKRHVQLPLQKGVIDTLWTNNNAESINHRIKQEIDWKPQKLLALIQCLDDISDAHFMDLRKSLYGRGNFVLCEEFRKHSVTPGEWAQKSANWKNKKMTNFLKMKKTAQAGNTLQSTDGRFAMPKSSGIAKKPGQRRRARAEKVKRQ, translated from the coding sequence ATGCTACCAAGGTTGTCGACTTCTGATGATACTCATAGATTTTCCACCACATCCCTTCGATCCGCCTCTCCCACCTCCATTCTTCAGTCCACCTTCCTTGCTGGTGGAGAGGATTGCCCCTCCAGTAATCATCACTTCTCTTCGAGTCTGTCTTCCGTCGACCACGAAAACGATCCTCAGTCGACGTCTCTTAATAGCAGAGAGGATTGTGTCCTTGACACATCTGAGGACCTGTCATCGTCTAACATCGACCGTGATGCTCTACACCATGCACCTTCCAAAGGCCGTTTCATGAGCATAGACCAACTTGTTGATGCTGTGAAAACAATGTCGGATCATTGCGTGAAACAAATTCCCCCAGGAAACAAGGACAACAAGTTTTGTCTCATTGATAACAGCGTCAACCTGGAACAGTGGAATGCCAGACATAGAGCGGCTTATGTAGATGACTGCGGAGCTTACGATTCGTCTGTGGGTACGACAGTCAACAGGTATTTTGTTTTGGAAAGCAACAAAGCAAAGTCCGTATACAAGAAAAATGGGGAATATGCGACAGAGAGCAGAAAGATCGTGAATAAGAAAACGACCCAAGAGTGGATTCCATTGAACCCACAACCGAATCCTGAAGATGTCATTACAGGACATTTTGTGTACTCCAAGTTGAGATCTGACCCTTCCTTCAAGAAGCGGGTCACAACCTTTTCGGGACACAGTTCCACCTTCTGCAAACCAGTGGCGGTGGTTGAGTACTGTGGCATTCATCCTGGTCACAACCAGCCGCATGGTAATAGGAAGCACCACGGAAATCCCTATTGTCGAACTCAACACACAGTCCTTAGCGAAGCTGCCAAACGAGCCAAAAATCAACCTCCTAGGCATGTTTACATGGACATGAACAAGGAAAATTCATTTGATGCTCCTTCGAATGCCAAGCagataaacaaaaaacacaacgagAAAGCGGCGAACAGAGAAAACAGACCAAATGGACAAAATGTTGCAGACGAGGTATTAGAAACGATCGCGATGTTGAACACGCAAAATTCTGTGCAGCAGATCATTCATTGCAAGGGTAAAATACCGTCTTTAATTGTTTACAACAAGCAACAGATGGAAGACTTGAAAGCAAACTGTGTGGGTGAAAATGGAAGTGTGATTGGCTTCGACAGAACATTTAATGTTGGGCCCTGTTTCATCACCCCGACTACATACAAGAACAAAGCGGTATGGCACAGTGAAAGCAATGAGCATCCACTGATGCTTGGACCAACATTCCTGCACTGGGACGGCGAATTTGAAACGTACCACACTTTCATCAGCCACTTGAAAAGAGAACTGCAGTCAGAAGACATTGTGGTTGGAAGTGATGCCGAGAAAGCGCTGACAAAAGCCCTTCAGTTGGAGTTCCCATCTGCAACTCATCTCCTTTGCACAATCCACATGAAGGACATCACCCGATACTTGTCAGAAAAGGTCGGTTGCAGTATGAGAGATAGAACTGAAatcatttctttcatttttggAGAGGCTGGCATAGCTTGGGCTGATGACTCTGCCACTTCTGAGTTCCGTGAAGATCGGCTGGACGACTACTTCATTAAGTACCCTACATTTCAGCGGTACTACCAAAAACACATCGCCGATAAACTGAAAAGACACGTCCAGCTGCCCCTTCAGAAAGGTGTCATTGACACACTTTGGACCAACAACAACGCCGAGTCGATCAATCACAGAATCAAGCAGGAGATTGATTGGAAGCCGCAGAAACTGCTTGCCCTCATCCAATGTCTTGACGACATCTCAGATGCCCATTTCATGGACCTACGGAAATCCCTGTATGGACGTGGCAACTTTGTCCTCTGTGAAGAATTCCGGAAGCACTCCGTAACACCTGGAGAGTGGGCACAGAAGAGTGCCAATTGGAAGAACAAAAAAATGACCAACttcttaaaaatgaagaaaacagcACAGGCGGGAAACACACTTCAATCGACTGATGGGCGATTTGCCATGCCCAAATCATCAGGCATCGCCAAAAAACCTGGTCAGAGACGCAGAGCCAGGGCAGAAAAAGTCAAGCGCCAGTGA